A region of Saccharococcus thermophilus DNA encodes the following proteins:
- a CDS encoding S1C family serine protease: MGYYDDHYEQYQPIQKRRRGGWFVSTLVGAVLGAFLVVISIPALSRWDVLPYDIVPKESEQASNKETAKVPPIQQNVSVDVTSQITKAIDKVSDAVVGVVNIQEANFWSQDGEEEAGTGSGVIYKKENGKAFIVTNHHVVENASQLEVSLKDGTRVPAKLLGSDVYMDLAVLEIDAKHVKKVAEFGNSDTVKPGEPVIAIGNPLGLQFAGSVTEGIISGTNRTVEVDLDQDGSPDWNAEVLQTDAAINPGNSGGALVNIQGQVIGINSMKIAQEAVEGIGFAIPINTVIPVISDLEKYGQVRRPYMGVELRSLSDISSYHLQATLHLPKNITEGAAIIQVEPMSPAAQAGLKQFDVIVALDDHKIRDVLDLRKYLYTKKSIGDKMKVTFYRDGEKHTVTMKLERESF; encoded by the coding sequence ATGGGGTACTACGATGACCATTATGAGCAGTACCAGCCAATTCAAAAAAGAAGACGCGGAGGCTGGTTTGTTTCTACGTTAGTAGGCGCTGTGTTAGGGGCGTTTTTAGTAGTAATCTCTATTCCGGCTCTTTCGCGGTGGGACGTGCTTCCTTATGATATTGTCCCGAAAGAAAGTGAACAAGCATCAAATAAGGAAACAGCCAAGGTGCCTCCCATCCAGCAAAACGTTTCCGTTGATGTGACAAGCCAAATAACAAAAGCGATTGATAAAGTGTCCGATGCGGTTGTTGGTGTTGTTAACATTCAAGAAGCGAATTTTTGGTCGCAGGACGGAGAAGAGGAAGCGGGAACCGGCTCAGGCGTCATCTATAAAAAAGAGAATGGGAAAGCTTTTATTGTGACGAACCATCATGTTGTGGAGAACGCCAGTCAATTAGAAGTAAGCTTAAAAGATGGAACAAGAGTGCCAGCGAAGCTGTTGGGAAGCGATGTGTATATGGATTTAGCGGTATTGGAAATCGATGCGAAGCATGTCAAAAAAGTAGCCGAATTTGGCAATTCAGATACAGTCAAACCGGGAGAACCTGTCATTGCGATCGGCAATCCGCTTGGGCTACAATTTGCTGGTTCTGTTACAGAAGGAATTATATCAGGAACGAATCGAACAGTAGAAGTTGACTTAGACCAAGATGGTAGTCCGGATTGGAATGCGGAAGTATTGCAAACGGATGCGGCCATTAACCCAGGTAATAGCGGTGGAGCCCTTGTCAATATTCAAGGGCAAGTTATTGGCATTAACTCAATGAAAATTGCCCAAGAAGCGGTAGAGGGAATTGGATTTGCCATCCCAATTAATACAGTGATTCCGGTTATTTCAGATTTAGAAAAGTACGGGCAAGTGCGTCGTCCATACATGGGGGTAGAGCTTCGGTCTTTAAGCGATATTTCCTCGTATCATTTACAGGCAACACTGCATTTGCCGAAAAATATAACCGAAGGGGCGGCGATCATTCAAGTTGAGCCGATGTCGCCGGCCGCACAAGCGGGCTTAAAGCAATTTGATGTCATCGTTGCCTTAGACGATCACAAAATTCGTGATGTATTGGACTTGCGAAAATATTTGTATACGAAAAAATCGATTGGCGATAAAATGAAAGTGACATTCTACCGTGACGGGGAAAAACATACGGTGACGATGAAGCTGGAAAGAGAATCCTTTTAA
- a CDS encoding MBL fold metallo-hydrolase: MGMQFSVLASGSTGNAFYIETERQRLLVDAGLSGKQLEQLFAQIDRQLQDITAVLITHEHSDHIKGLGVIARKYRLPIYANEKTWKAMEGMIGEIPTEQKFIFPLGKVQSFDGLDVESFGVSHDAAEPMFYVFHHEGKKLALMTDTGYVSDRMKGTIENADVFIFESNHDVEMLRMGKYPWNVKRRILSDVGHISNEDAGLALADVIGDRTKRIYLAHLSQDNNIKELARMTVAQVLANKGLGVGDQFDLYDTDPKKATALAYV, translated from the coding sequence ATGGGGATGCAGTTTAGTGTCTTAGCAAGCGGCAGTACAGGAAATGCATTTTATATAGAAACAGAGCGGCAGCGGCTCCTTGTCGACGCAGGTTTAAGCGGCAAACAGTTAGAGCAATTATTTGCGCAAATCGACCGCCAGCTGCAAGATATCACCGCTGTGTTAATCACCCATGAACATAGCGATCATATTAAAGGGTTGGGCGTGATTGCTCGCAAGTACCGTTTGCCTATTTATGCGAACGAAAAAACATGGAAAGCAATGGAGGGAATGATTGGCGAAATCCCCACCGAGCAAAAGTTTATTTTTCCATTAGGGAAAGTGCAGTCGTTTGACGGCTTGGATGTGGAATCGTTTGGTGTATCGCATGATGCGGCCGAGCCGATGTTTTACGTATTTCATCATGAAGGAAAAAAGCTGGCGCTAATGACAGATACGGGGTATGTCAGTGACCGGATGAAAGGGACGATTGAAAATGCCGATGTCTTTATTTTTGAAAGCAACCATGATGTCGAAATGCTGCGGATGGGAAAATACCCGTGGAATGTCAAACGCCGCATTTTAAGCGATGTCGGCCATATTTCAAACGAAGATGCAGGGCTGGCGTTAGCCGATGTCATTGGCGACCGTACAAAGCGAATTTATTTGGCCCATCTAAGTCAAGATAATAATATAAAAGAATTAGCGCGGATGACAGTAGCACAAGTGTTGGCAAATAAAGGGCTGGGGGTTGGCGATCAGTTTGATTTATACGATACCGATCCGAAAAAAGCAACGGCGTTAGCGTATGTCTGA
- a CDS encoding CxxH/CxxC protein codes for MFICCEEHVDIAIDMYVDETEQAPNISLIPVDNSDQSCDFCENKAVYIVGN; via the coding sequence ATGTTTATTTGCTGTGAAGAACATGTGGATATAGCTATTGATATGTATGTGGATGAAACAGAACAAGCCCCTAATATTTCATTGATTCCTGTGGATAACTCCGATCAATCGTGCGATTTTTGCGAAAATAAGGCTGTATATATAGTAGGGAACTAA
- a CDS encoding YycH family regulatory protein has protein sequence MYETVKSIVLTTLVLISIILTFGLWTYHPKYDVLQNDEYIQHVSVSNTQVDTAMIVQPSQILIHKNNAHYGIDKDEEKNEILKEIKKWTIDDFEDISSTIPTGKFLSFLYEKQRLELVYPDSIPIDVYRSIFQIKDKGIKNVYFDRIVIPLANKNELSVYFISTEKRKVYKALASDVTLSEINKLTEEIDRYPRYFPYAVSETKQIYLPEEEVVMDRLQYYTDELDPDKFKEALFSDPSFVKKDLITFGEEYTDGSRLMDVDFLQRMLLYVNPAAWMENSDGNEQNENLIQKSIDFVNEHGGWTDMYHFAKWNKEERKVVFRLTVNGCPVFNEYGMSEIVQTWGGSDLVKYQRPLFRLEIADRAHVPKTLLSGHGVIEKLEKIKGLRKGLVKDITVGYELMKDPEREKVIILEPAWFYLYGQTWKKVPIDDQDLEKRGGNVNGLE, from the coding sequence ATGTATGAAACAGTGAAGTCGATTGTGTTAACCACTTTAGTGCTCATAAGCATTATTTTAACGTTTGGATTATGGACATACCATCCAAAATATGATGTGTTGCAAAATGACGAATATATTCAGCATGTTTCCGTCAGCAACACTCAAGTAGATACAGCGATGATCGTCCAGCCTTCGCAAATATTGATTCATAAAAATAATGCCCATTATGGAATCGACAAGGATGAGGAAAAAAATGAGATTTTAAAAGAAATAAAAAAATGGACAATCGATGATTTTGAAGATATTTCTTCGACGATTCCAACCGGAAAATTTTTATCGTTTTTATACGAAAAACAAAGACTGGAGCTCGTTTATCCCGATAGCATTCCTATCGATGTGTACCGGTCCATTTTCCAAATTAAAGATAAAGGGATAAAAAATGTCTATTTTGACCGCATTGTCATTCCATTAGCGAACAAAAATGAGCTCTCTGTTTATTTTATTTCTACGGAAAAACGGAAAGTGTACAAGGCGCTGGCAAGCGATGTTACATTATCGGAAATAAACAAACTAACCGAGGAAATCGATCGCTATCCGCGCTACTTCCCTTATGCCGTTAGTGAAACGAAGCAGATTTATTTGCCGGAAGAAGAAGTGGTCATGGATCGCCTGCAGTATTATACGGACGAGCTCGACCCTGATAAATTTAAAGAGGCGTTGTTTAGTGATCCAAGTTTTGTAAAAAAAGATTTAATTACATTTGGCGAAGAGTATACGGATGGGTCACGTCTAATGGACGTTGATTTTCTGCAACGAATGTTGCTGTACGTCAATCCGGCGGCGTGGATGGAGAACAGTGACGGGAATGAACAAAATGAGAATTTAATCCAAAAAAGCATTGATTTTGTCAACGAACATGGCGGCTGGACCGATATGTATCATTTTGCAAAATGGAATAAGGAGGAACGGAAAGTTGTATTCCGCCTTACGGTTAACGGCTGTCCCGTGTTTAATGAATACGGTATGTCTGAAATCGTACAAACATGGGGAGGTAGCGACCTTGTAAAATATCAGCGGCCTCTGTTTCGTTTAGAAATTGCCGACCGCGCCCATGTGCCAAAAACGCTATTATCCGGTCATGGAGTGATCGAAAAGCTCGAAAAGATAAAAGGACTTAGAAAGGGTCTAGTCAAAGATATTACAGTTGGCTATGAGCTTATGAAAGATCCGGAACGTGAAAAAGTGATTATTTTAGAGCCGGCATGGTTTTACTTGTATGGCCAGACGTGGAAGAAAGTACCCATAGATGATCAGGATCTTGAAAAAAGAGGAGGGAACGTAAATGGATTGGAGTAA
- a CDS encoding two-component system regulatory protein YycI has translation MDWSKTKTIFIITFLILDCFLGYQFMEKRNSSQLDVILETTIEEQLDANGITYVELPKEITKAAYVSGKSKKFTEEEVKKLSGQKVTIQDDKELKGTFVHPISLNFKDPYRLKEFLQRHIIDGQKYTFWAFDGKSNTVICYQTYDGKIIYNENSKLLIHVNDRNEAVSYEQTMLDDLQKYERKQDIVPAIKAIETLYKKGYLQPGDRVTSVELGYYGLVQFTASQVLTPTWHIVVNGKEDYFINAFEGQIINDEGNVLE, from the coding sequence ATGGATTGGAGTAAAACAAAGACGATTTTCATTATTACGTTCCTGATCCTCGATTGTTTTTTAGGTTATCAGTTTATGGAAAAGCGAAATAGCAGCCAGTTGGACGTCATTTTAGAAACAACCATTGAAGAGCAGTTGGATGCAAACGGCATCACCTACGTCGAACTGCCGAAAGAAATTACAAAGGCGGCTTATGTGAGCGGCAAAAGCAAGAAGTTTACGGAAGAAGAAGTGAAAAAATTGTCGGGGCAAAAAGTAACGATACAGGATGATAAAGAGCTAAAAGGGACATTCGTGCATCCGATATCGCTCAATTTTAAGGATCCGTACCGGTTGAAAGAATTTTTGCAGCGGCATATTATAGACGGCCAAAAATATACGTTTTGGGCGTTTGATGGAAAATCTAATACGGTCATTTGCTATCAGACGTACGATGGCAAAATCATTTATAATGAAAACAGCAAACTGTTAATACATGTCAATGATCGCAATGAAGCGGTATCTTATGAGCAAACGATGTTAGATGATTTACAAAAATATGAAAGAAAGCAAGACATTGTTCCTGCTATTAAGGCAATCGAAACGTTATATAAAAAAGGATATTTGCAGCCGGGAGACCGCGTTACCTCGGTGGAGCTGGGATACTATGGCCTTGTGCAGTTTACCGCCTCACAAGTATTAACGCCAACGTGGCACATTGTCGTAAACGGGAAAGAAGATTATTTTATTAACGCCTTTGAAGGACAAATCATTAACGATGAGGGGAATGTTTTGGAGTGA